One window of Nostoc sp. C052 genomic DNA carries:
- a CDS encoding ABC exporter membrane fusion protein — protein sequence MAVNKESRLFTKPVGRSQLILAASLTLAAGLIAFYSLTPYWSKPKVVTAPANPPKAATPAKVTITALGRLEPEGEVTSLTAPASNNGVRVDRLLVKEGDTVKAGQLLAYLENYGRSRTALQQALDQLQVAKAKLAQVKSGGKTGDVDAQKAVIARLEPQYKGDVATQQATIDRIQAEVDNAQAENNRYQQLYKQGAIAASVADTKALQLKTTQQQLTEAQATLKRTQDTYQEQRKQAEAQLKSIGEVRGVDVQVAQTEVNSATTSVQQAKADLDLSYIKSPIDGKILKIHAKTGEVISTSRGFAEIGKTSQMYVIAEVYQTDVQKVRVGQKATISSTAFTGTLKGTVKEIGWQVDKQSIFSLNPGSDTDRRIIEVKISIDNAADSEKVARLTNLQVDVAIHI from the coding sequence ATGGCAGTAAATAAAGAAAGTCGATTATTCACAAAACCTGTAGGCCGATCGCAACTAATTCTAGCAGCTTCTCTGACTTTAGCGGCTGGATTAATCGCTTTCTATAGTTTGACACCCTATTGGTCTAAACCAAAAGTTGTGACAGCGCCAGCCAACCCTCCAAAAGCTGCCACGCCTGCGAAAGTTACTATAACAGCTTTGGGACGTTTGGAGCCAGAAGGTGAAGTTACTTCTTTGACTGCTCCTGCTTCTAATAATGGGGTACGAGTAGACAGACTGTTGGTGAAAGAAGGAGATACGGTTAAAGCAGGGCAATTATTGGCCTATCTCGAAAATTATGGTCGTTCTAGAACCGCATTGCAACAGGCTTTAGACCAGTTGCAAGTTGCCAAAGCGAAATTAGCGCAGGTGAAATCTGGAGGTAAAACCGGAGATGTCGATGCTCAAAAGGCTGTAATTGCCCGGTTAGAGCCACAATATAAAGGTGACGTTGCTACCCAACAGGCCACAATCGACCGCATCCAGGCGGAAGTAGACAACGCTCAAGCTGAGAATAACCGCTATCAGCAATTATATAAACAAGGGGCGATCGCGGCTTCTGTAGCAGATACCAAAGCTTTGCAACTAAAGACTACACAACAGCAGCTAACAGAAGCGCAAGCCACCCTCAAGCGGACTCAAGACACATACCAAGAACAACGCAAACAAGCAGAAGCGCAACTCAAGAGTATAGGCGAAGTGCGTGGTGTAGATGTTCAAGTTGCACAAACCGAAGTCAACAGTGCAACAACTTCTGTGCAACAAGCAAAAGCCGACTTGGATTTAAGTTATATCAAATCTCCCATCGATGGCAAAATTTTGAAAATTCACGCCAAAACTGGAGAAGTCATCAGCACCAGCAGAGGATTTGCTGAAATAGGTAAGACATCTCAAATGTATGTGATTGCAGAGGTGTATCAAACCGATGTTCAAAAAGTGCGTGTAGGACAAAAAGCCACCATTAGCAGCACTGCATTTACCGGAACATTAAAAGGAACTGTGAAAGAGATTGGTTGGCAAGTTGATAAGCAAAGCATCTTTAGCCTTAACCCTGGTTCAGATACAGACCGCAGAATAATTGAGGTCAAAATCTCCATAGATAATGCCGCAGATAGTGAAAAGGTTGCTCGTTTAACCAACTTACAAGTGGATGTTGCCATTCATATTTAG
- a CDS encoding type I polyketide synthase → MSAYSIDTALAELESLVNNCEQAVMRSIEEKKMKSDKPNKSVSINKINRQLQHNPIAIVGMASLLPKARNLREYWQNIVNKIDCITDVPSTHWSVEDYYDPNPRTTEDKTYCKRGGFLPEVDFNPMEFGIPPSILEVTDVSQLLSLVVAKEAMEDAGYGEKREFSRETVGVILGVAMAKQLGMPLSARLEYPIWEKALKSSGLSDEDTQKIVEKIKSAYVKWDENAFPGMLANVVAGRIANRLNFGGMNCVVDAACASSFGALKMAISELVEHRSDMMLTGGVDTDNTIMAYISFSKTPAVSPSENVKPFDAKSDGMMLGEGIGMIVLKRLEDAERDNDKIYAVIKGIGTSSDGRYKSIYAPRKEGQVKALERAYEDAGFSPATVGLMEAHGTGTMAGDPTEFGSLKDFFDVHDDKKQHIALGSVKSQIGHTKAAAGAASLIKTALALHHKVLPPTINITEPNPKLNIKNSSFYLNTETRPWIRAEGETPRRAGVSSFGFGGTNYHVVLEEYEADQNHAYRLHSGASEVLLFAPTVEQLLSKSEEILGKLRSPDAPRHYSQLVNECKSPQIPLSAPRFGFVAENLEEACKFLQTSIDWLKLKGSAASWEHPQGIYYRASGMELGGKVVSLFSGQGSQYLEMGRELVMNFPLMRRLHGYMDSLLLKDNLQPLSEIVFPHPVFGEAEKNVQIAALQRTEYAQPAIGVLSAGMYSILQQAGFKSDFVAGHSFGELTALWAAGVLSTEDYLFLVKARGQAMAAPEDPDHDAGSMLAVKEDISKVEAVLKQFPQVAIANQNSPTQFVLAGPTAEIAKVREILHEKGYTAVLLPVSAAFHTPLIAFAQKSFAIATKSVKFQTPKIPVYSNVTSKQYPKEAQNIQKILETHLSNSVLFKQEIENIYAAGGTCFVEFGPRRILSNLVKEILGDRPHITVSLNPSVQKNSDRSLREAVVQLRVIGLALNNLDPYQLPQTIPPIETKKTLNVRLNGINYRSEKTKNAFALALQDGHKVTLPTPEYSEAAPLFSSPGVTPPVAVIETNGHKKLTPSMNGVTASIITQPEQQMNPVTLSQPAQESKMQPTPEKLTNYEQLLASLEYLLTQFQENQAENLQVHGTYLNHQMEYAKAFFQLMQQQNSLLSESKSTAETAKMKLVVMESLERSMMQFHSQQGETLRIHEQYLQEQLEYTKSFFQLIQQEYSQIISGEGATQLTEKLSNFAPFTTEAPVPATTKIVESQPLPVTKNGLNVTQAPLPAAVEPVVETSYSPLPTPHFATVETVEPVVAPPAPVVEPQAEVVVKISSPPANEVVAFTPEPAPTTAAPVSGATIDIVDLDKNLLAITSDKTGYPVEMLEMDMDMEADLGIDSIKRVEILGALQEMYPNLPKPNLEELSEKRTIGQVVEYLQSHASKSVSVEIAIHEVQPATEIAVEVAPVVEVVAAPEPSVVVAFTPEPEASPTPATSDEFANLGETLLAITSDKTGYPVEMLELEMDMEADLGIDSIKRVEILGAMQEMYPNLPKPNIEELGDLRTIGQIVDYLQQLAGGEKKKSEPEFVQQQPPELEHNIQRHLVKLRSLPQPDYLDFTLPEGHIGLITDDGSLTTYKLTESLIEKGWKVVVISFPQSLIAQQAPLPTGVTRVTLANLSEEHLQQQLQAIASHCGTIGAFIHLHPMFVGNHTGSISYNESEKAIVKHVFLMAKHLKPSLNEAAKHGRSCFCTVAHLDGAFGLEYKVNFGAIGAGLFGLTKTLRWEWPKVFTRAIDLSPRLDAKQSVQNIIAELHDPNLYISEVGYGSQGRVTIIAD, encoded by the coding sequence ATGTCTGCTTATTCAATTGATACTGCCTTAGCGGAGTTAGAGAGCCTTGTCAATAATTGTGAACAGGCTGTGATGAGGTCTATTGAGGAAAAAAAGATGAAGTCAGATAAGCCAAATAAATCAGTGTCAATCAACAAAATTAACAGACAATTACAACACAATCCTATCGCCATCGTTGGCATGGCTTCTCTATTACCTAAAGCTAGAAATTTACGGGAATACTGGCAAAATATTGTAAACAAAATTGACTGTATTACTGATGTTCCTTCCACTCACTGGAGCGTGGAAGATTATTACGATCCGAATCCCAGAACTACTGAAGATAAAACTTACTGTAAAAGAGGTGGGTTTCTTCCAGAGGTTGATTTTAACCCGATGGAATTCGGCATACCACCCAGCATTTTAGAAGTCACAGATGTATCGCAACTATTAAGTTTAGTGGTTGCGAAAGAGGCAATGGAAGATGCAGGCTATGGCGAAAAACGTGAGTTTAGCCGCGAAACTGTTGGCGTAATTTTAGGCGTGGCGATGGCCAAGCAGTTAGGAATGCCACTTTCAGCGAGATTGGAATATCCGATTTGGGAAAAAGCACTTAAAAGCAGTGGTTTATCTGACGAAGATACGCAAAAAATCGTTGAGAAAATCAAAAGCGCTTACGTTAAGTGGGATGAGAACGCTTTCCCTGGAATGTTAGCTAATGTAGTCGCGGGTAGAATTGCCAATCGCCTAAATTTTGGTGGGATGAATTGTGTAGTTGATGCCGCTTGCGCTAGTTCCTTTGGTGCTTTAAAAATGGCAATTAGTGAGCTAGTTGAACATCGTTCTGACATGATGCTAACTGGTGGTGTTGATACCGATAACACCATCATGGCTTACATATCCTTCAGCAAAACACCGGCGGTTTCTCCCAGTGAAAATGTCAAACCTTTCGATGCTAAATCTGATGGGATGATGCTGGGTGAAGGTATTGGCATGATTGTCCTGAAACGTTTGGAAGATGCTGAACGGGACAACGATAAAATCTATGCCGTAATTAAAGGTATTGGTACTTCCAGCGATGGGCGTTACAAGAGCATTTATGCTCCTCGCAAAGAAGGCCAAGTTAAAGCCTTAGAACGTGCTTATGAAGATGCCGGCTTCTCTCCTGCTACTGTTGGTTTGATGGAAGCACATGGCACTGGGACAATGGCTGGAGATCCGACAGAATTCGGTTCTTTAAAAGACTTCTTTGATGTACATGATGACAAAAAGCAGCACATCGCTTTGGGTAGTGTGAAATCACAAATCGGACACACAAAAGCGGCTGCGGGTGCGGCGAGTTTGATTAAAACTGCTTTGGCTTTACATCACAAAGTATTACCGCCGACAATTAACATCACTGAGCCAAACCCCAAACTCAATATTAAAAATTCGTCATTCTATCTCAATACCGAAACCAGACCTTGGATTCGGGCTGAAGGTGAAACACCAAGACGCGCGGGTGTAAGTTCCTTTGGATTTGGTGGTACTAACTATCACGTTGTTTTGGAAGAATACGAAGCTGACCAAAACCACGCTTACCGCTTACACAGTGGTGCTAGTGAAGTGCTGTTGTTTGCTCCTACGGTAGAGCAATTGTTGAGCAAATCAGAAGAGATTTTAGGTAAGTTGCGATCGCCAGATGCACCCAGACACTACTCACAATTAGTCAATGAGTGCAAATCGCCACAAATTCCCCTCTCTGCTCCCCGATTTGGGTTTGTAGCTGAAAATCTCGAAGAAGCTTGCAAGTTTCTGCAAACTAGCATTGACTGGCTGAAACTCAAAGGTTCAGCAGCATCTTGGGAGCATCCCCAAGGGATTTATTACCGCGCTTCTGGTATGGAGTTGGGCGGAAAAGTTGTCTCTCTATTTTCTGGACAAGGTTCGCAATACTTGGAGATGGGGCGCGAACTGGTGATGAATTTTCCTTTGATGCGCCGTCTGCATGGTTATATGGATAGCCTGTTGCTCAAAGATAATTTGCAGCCGCTTTCAGAGATTGTTTTTCCTCATCCTGTGTTTGGAGAGGCAGAAAAGAATGTCCAAATTGCTGCCTTGCAACGCACAGAATACGCTCAACCAGCCATCGGGGTGTTGAGTGCAGGGATGTACAGCATACTGCAACAAGCTGGATTTAAGTCAGATTTTGTTGCTGGTCATAGCTTTGGTGAACTAACAGCACTATGGGCTGCGGGAGTTTTGAGTACTGAAGATTACTTGTTCCTAGTAAAAGCTAGGGGTCAAGCAATGGCTGCACCTGAAGACCCAGATCATGATGCGGGAAGTATGCTGGCTGTCAAAGAAGACATCAGCAAAGTGGAAGCAGTGTTGAAGCAGTTTCCGCAAGTTGCGATCGCTAATCAAAATTCTCCCACTCAATTTGTCTTGGCTGGGCCGACCGCAGAAATAGCGAAAGTCAGAGAGATTTTACACGAGAAAGGATATACAGCTGTATTGCTACCTGTTTCAGCAGCGTTCCATACACCGCTAATCGCCTTTGCTCAGAAATCATTTGCGATCGCTACCAAGTCTGTCAAGTTCCAAACTCCGAAAATCCCTGTTTACAGTAACGTTACCAGTAAACAGTATCCCAAGGAAGCCCAAAATATTCAAAAAATCCTGGAAACGCACCTTTCCAACTCAGTGCTGTTTAAACAGGAAATTGAAAATATCTATGCGGCGGGTGGTACTTGCTTTGTGGAATTTGGGCCGAGGAGAATTCTCAGCAACTTGGTGAAAGAGATTCTTGGCGATCGCCCACACATCACCGTATCTTTGAATCCTAGCGTTCAAAAGAATAGCGATCGCTCCTTGCGAGAAGCAGTTGTGCAATTGCGGGTAATTGGCTTGGCTTTGAATAACCTCGATCCTTACCAACTTCCCCAAACTATTCCCCCAATTGAGACGAAGAAGACATTAAATGTGCGTTTAAACGGCATCAACTACAGATCCGAAAAAACGAAAAATGCCTTCGCTCTAGCTTTGCAGGATGGGCATAAAGTCACATTACCCACCCCCGAATATTCTGAAGCGGCTCCTTTATTTAGCAGCCCCGGTGTAACTCCACCTGTAGCAGTGATAGAGACTAACGGACATAAAAAACTTACCCCATCAATGAACGGTGTGACTGCTAGTATCATCACCCAGCCAGAGCAACAGATGAATCCTGTCACCCTGTCGCAACCAGCCCAGGAATCTAAGATGCAACCAACACCAGAAAAACTTACAAATTACGAACAACTTTTAGCAAGTTTAGAATATCTCCTGACACAGTTCCAGGAAAATCAAGCCGAGAATTTACAAGTTCACGGTACTTATCTCAACCATCAAATGGAATACGCCAAAGCGTTTTTCCAACTGATGCAACAGCAGAATTCCTTGTTGAGTGAAAGTAAATCAACAGCCGAAACTGCCAAAATGAAGCTAGTTGTCATGGAAAGCTTAGAGCGTAGCATGATGCAGTTTCACTCCCAACAAGGTGAAACCCTACGCATCCATGAGCAATATCTTCAAGAGCAACTGGAATATACTAAGAGCTTTTTCCAACTCATCCAGCAAGAGTATTCTCAAATCATCTCAGGTGAGGGAGCAACTCAACTAACAGAGAAACTCAGCAATTTCGCTCCATTCACCACAGAAGCACCAGTACCCGCCACTACCAAGATAGTAGAAAGCCAGCCTTTGCCTGTAACTAAAAATGGCTTAAATGTTACCCAAGCACCTCTGCCGGCTGCTGTAGAACCTGTAGTTGAAACTTCCTACTCCCCGCTTCCTACTCCCCACTTCGCCACTGTAGAGACAGTAGAGCCTGTAGTCGCGCCACCTGCCCCAGTTGTAGAACCTCAAGCCGAGGTTGTAGTCAAAATTAGCTCACCTCCAGCCAACGAAGTTGTTGCCTTCACTCCAGAACCAGCACCTACAACTGCTGCACCTGTATCTGGCGCAACCATCGATATTGTTGACTTGGATAAAAACCTGTTAGCCATCACCAGCGACAAGACCGGCTACCCAGTCGAAATGCTGGAAATGGACATGGACATGGAGGCTGATTTAGGGATTGACTCCATCAAACGGGTGGAAATCTTAGGGGCGCTACAAGAGATGTACCCCAACCTACCCAAACCCAATTTAGAAGAACTGTCAGAAAAACGAACCATCGGTCAAGTTGTCGAGTATCTGCAATCCCACGCTTCCAAAAGTGTTTCGGTAGAAATTGCAATTCACGAAGTACAACCAGCAACCGAGATTGCAGTAGAGGTTGCACCAGTAGTTGAGGTAGTCGCTGCACCGGAACCAAGCGTAGTTGTCGCATTCACCCCAGAACCAGAAGCCTCTCCCACTCCCGCTACAAGTGATGAATTTGCAAACTTAGGCGAAACCCTGTTAGCTATCACCAGCGATAAAACTGGTTATCCAGTGGAGATGCTGGAACTGGAAATGGACATGGAAGCTGATTTAGGAATTGACTCGATTAAACGGGTGGAAATCTTAGGGGCGATGCAAGAAATGTACCCCAACTTACCCAAACCGAATATTGAAGAACTCGGCGACCTCCGCACCATCGGTCAAATAGTCGATTACCTACAGCAGTTGGCTGGAGGTGAAAAAAAAAAGTCTGAACCTGAGTTTGTCCAACAGCAGCCACCGGAATTAGAGCATAATATCCAGCGCCATCTCGTCAAACTCAGAAGTCTACCACAGCCCGATTATTTGGATTTCACGTTACCAGAGGGACACATTGGTTTAATCACCGATGATGGTTCCCTCACCACTTATAAATTAACTGAATCCCTAATCGAGAAAGGCTGGAAAGTAGTAGTTATCAGCTTCCCCCAATCGCTCATCGCCCAACAAGCGCCTTTACCCACAGGAGTAACCCGCGTCACCTTAGCAAACTTGAGTGAAGAACATCTTCAACAACAATTGCAAGCGATCGCATCTCACTGCGGAACGATTGGGGCCTTCATCCACTTACATCCAATGTTTGTCGGAAATCACACCGGAAGTATTTCTTATAACGAATCAGAAAAGGCGATCGTCAAGCACGTATTTTTGATGGCGAAACACCTCAAACCTTCTCTAAACGAAGCCG
- the devC gene encoding ABC transporter permease DevC — translation MIFKIPLAWLQLAQQKVRLLVAVAGIGFIVLLMFVQLGFQDALYSSATAVHQNLKGDLFLVSSQYKSLTSNQSFSRTRLYQSLGFDGVESVSPMYLQFAKLKNPATGEKYSIYVIGFDPGKPVINLPEVEKNLDKLKIPDVVLFDRSSRPEFGPIAEKFNAGDTAQTIEIFPFNSLIGYRVRIGGLFSLGPSFGVDGNLLVSDSTFLRINPNTRPADMIDIGLISLKPGTNAENVLKNLQASLPNDVQIFTRQGFIDFEKKYWAVRTPIGFILNLMLTMAAVVGVVIVYQILYSNIATQFVAYATLKAIGYANRYLLNVVFQQALILAILGYIPGFITSVLLYSFAADATKLPIVMTNNNALLVLTSTVLMCITSGALAINKLRSADPGDIF, via the coding sequence ATGATTTTCAAAATTCCTTTAGCATGGCTACAGCTAGCCCAGCAAAAAGTTCGTTTACTAGTAGCTGTAGCCGGGATTGGTTTTATTGTGCTGCTCATGTTTGTGCAACTTGGTTTTCAAGATGCTCTCTATTCCAGCGCAACCGCAGTACATCAAAATCTCAAGGGAGATTTATTTTTAGTTAGTTCGCAATATAAATCTTTGACCTCAAATCAAAGCTTTTCGCGGACTCGTTTATACCAATCTCTAGGGTTTGATGGCGTAGAGTCAGTTAGCCCGATGTATTTGCAATTTGCCAAACTAAAAAATCCGGCAACTGGTGAGAAATATTCAATATATGTTATTGGTTTCGATCCAGGTAAACCTGTGATAAATCTCCCAGAAGTTGAGAAAAATTTAGACAAACTCAAAATTCCCGATGTCGTACTTTTTGACCGGAGTTCTCGTCCAGAGTTTGGCCCAATAGCTGAAAAATTTAATGCGGGAGATACTGCACAGACAATTGAAATCTTTCCCTTCAATTCATTAATTGGCTATCGAGTCAGAATTGGTGGTTTATTCAGCTTAGGGCCTTCCTTTGGGGTAGACGGCAATTTACTTGTCAGTGACTCAACTTTCTTGAGGATAAATCCCAATACTCGTCCGGCAGATATGATCGATATCGGTTTAATTTCCCTCAAACCTGGCACTAATGCAGAAAACGTACTGAAGAATTTGCAAGCAAGTTTACCTAATGATGTCCAAATTTTCACACGTCAAGGCTTCATTGATTTTGAGAAAAAATATTGGGCTGTTAGAACACCCATTGGTTTTATACTTAACTTGATGTTGACAATGGCTGCCGTTGTTGGTGTAGTAATTGTTTATCAAATTCTTTACAGCAATATTGCTACCCAATTCGTTGCTTATGCAACTTTAAAAGCCATAGGTTATGCCAATAGATATTTGCTGAATGTGGTATTTCAGCAAGCTTTAATTTTGGCAATCTTAGGTTACATCCCAGGATTTATTACTTCTGTATTGTTGTATAGTTTTGCCGCAGATGCAACTAAGCTACCCATAGTAATGACTAATAATAATGCACTGCTTGTTTTAACTTCAACAGTTTTAATGTGTATCACCTCCGGGGCACTTGCTATCAACAAACTCCGCTCCGCAGATCCGGGAGATATTTTCTAA